The following proteins are encoded in a genomic region of Limanda limanda chromosome 22, fLimLim1.1, whole genome shotgun sequence:
- the LOC132996226 gene encoding type II inositol 3,4-bisphosphate 4-phosphatase-like, whose protein sequence is MDGENEEVQRERESEERTPTEDKRPALCDSLHSSVHSRENSPTLRAVLCAQVCQVYRFLTEDQRWLLVRDQMSETPLSFSLPKQLLRAIIHQHTLRVQEVKELEDLPPHWDGLRHDVINHCHCLIGCYQETLAELDKLSASTCFKSSSSRSDLHLQFVPTNLHSQRMEVTDPNSTGVWYDIITFGAPAHHQLSFRQGGLKKLLSKHSKDRESSVWSQVQSSRSRELLSSAARLQPLVFGCAEELLAVSLEQNAARLQPVLDALRRQTEQFVHVLKDEHVKIALSAIHNQLSANVSRRVHDNSANQERPSSKGQQDDLRHHTAFDEEEWDRAWANVAMSLNCIIAMAARLQGREQRPLEVTSAEQQESATPSSSSSSSSSSSWQEQLLPLVVTLRDCVREAVAKARAAMTLVVLQGAVAPTVDQGPAQVVQRRHAVFSQALSALVCGFTLKLNVGLDDPDFLRQLHAVGILAQFESLLSTYGDELGMLEDMEVGVSDLSQVAFTVTEANTEQPDDLLPTLSGAWGSFVVQVHLTPEMFALLPRELKEGGLIRVHPVLFNIGINQQESLAERFGDSSLQDSVNQQNFERLRRYCEALTKLRPHQRPHMAAGESLSDLMSSLERSVDSRKKKKAELLWIAASVCRAVSGVRLTSCKRATDRTAMSVTLEQCVLLRERHTLSEQHFHTALDCMRRSRLSWGQMLGCYARSGSDPGACPSGGRGPWPPLGVAPEAPRRHMYPVAFLLVTSHLLVLWLILSLVLLLSRL, encoded by the exons ATGGACGGAGAGAAcgaggaggtgcagagggagagagagagcgaggaaaGAACCCCGACAGAAGAcaag cgtCCTGCTCTGTGTGACAGTCTCCACAGTTCAGTTCACTCCAGAGAAAACAGTCCGACGCTGAGAGCTG tgctgTGTGCTCAGGTGTGTCAGGTGTACAGGTTTCTGACGGAGGACCAGCGATGGCTGCTCGTCAGGGACCAGATGTCCGAGACGCCGCTCTCCTTCTCTTTACCCAAACAGCTGCTGAGAGCGATCATACACCAGCACACActcag AGTCCAGGaagtgaaggagctggaggacctGCCGCCCCACTGGGACGGACTCCGCCATGATGTCATCAACCACTGTCACTGCCTGATTGGCTGTTACCAGGAGACGCTGGCCGAGCTCGACAAACTCTCTG CGTCGACCTGCTTCAAGTCGAGCAGCAGTAGATCAGACCTTCACCTTCAGTTCGTCCCGACCAATCTGCACTCACAGAGGATGGAGGTCACCGACCCCAACAGCACGG GTGTTTGGTATGACATCATAACCTTCGGCGCTCCGGCTCATCACCAGCTGAGCTTCAGACAGGGAGGACTGAAGAAGCTGCTGAGCAAACACAGCAAGGACAGGGAGAG CTCCGTGTGGTCTCAGGTCCAGAGCTCCAGATCCAGGGAGCTGCTGAGCAGCGCCGCCCGGCTTCAGCCTCTCGTCTTCGGCTGCGCTGAGGAGCTGCTCGCCGTCTCTCTGGAGCAGAACGCCGCTCGCCTGCAGCCGGTGCTGGACGCCCTGCGTCGACAG ACGGAGCAGTTTGTCCACGTTCTGAAAGACGAGCACGTGAAAATCGCTCTGTCGGCGATTCACAACCAGCTCAGCGCCAACGTCAGCCGCCGTGTCCACGACaactcagccaatcaggagagGCCGTCTTCCAAGGGTCAACAGGACGACCTCCGACATCACACGGCGTTCGACGAGGAGGAGTGg gacAGGGCGTGGGCGAACGTCGCCATGAGCCTGAACTGCATCATCGCCATGGCCGCCCGGCTGCAGGGGCGggagcagcgccccctggaggtgacttcagcagagcagcaggagtcaGCGACTCCCAGCAGCA gctcctcctcctcctcctcctcctcctggcagGAGCAGCTGCTCCCTCTGGTGGTCACTCTCAGGGATTGTGTGCGTGAGGCTGTGGCGAAGGCGCGAGCTGCCATGACCCTTGTGGTCCTGCAGGGGGCGGTGGCCCCGACTGTCGACCAGGGGCCGGCGCAGGTCGTCCAGAGACGCCACGCCGTCTTCAGCCAGGCG ctctctgcgCTCGTGTGTGGTTTCACGTTGAAGCTGAACGTCGGACTGGACGATCCCGACTTCCTGCGGCAGCTCCACGCCGTCGGAATCCTGGCTCAGTTCGAAAGTCTGCTCAGCACCtatg GTGACGAGCTGGGGATGCTGGAGGACATGGAAGTGGGCGTGTCCGATCTGAGCCAAGTGGCGTTCACCGTCACCGAGGCTAACACGGAGCAACCGGACGACTTGTTACCAACACTCAGCGGTGCATG GGGCAGTTTTGTTGTCCAGGTCCACTTGACCCCGGAGATGTTCGCCCTGTTGCCACGGGAACTAAAAGAGGGGGGTTTGATCCGGGTCCATCCGGTTCTGTTCAACATCGGGATCAACCAGCAGGAGAGTCTGGCTgagag gtTTGGGGACAGctctctgcaggactcagtgaATCAACAGAACTTTGAGCGTCTGAGACGTTACTGTGAAGCACTGACGAAGCTCCGCCCACACCAGCGGCCTCACATGG ctgcgGGCGAGTCTCTGTCCGACTTGATGTCGTCTCTTGAGCGAAGCGTCgacagcaggaagaagaagaaggcggAGCTTCTGTGGATCGCTGCTTCG gtgtGTCGTGCGGTGAGCGGCGTTCGCCTGACGAGTTGTAAGAGAGCGACAGACCGCACGGCCATGTCAGTGACTCTGGaacagtgtgtgttactgagagagagacacacactcagtgagcAACACTTCCACACTGCACTGGACTGCatgaggag GTCTCGTCTGTCCTGGGGACAGATGCTCGGCTGTTACGCCCGGTCAGGGTCAGATCCAGGGGCGTGTCCCTCTGGTGGGCGTGGCCCCTGGCCCCCCCTCGGTGTGGCCCCCGAGGCCCCGAGACGCCACATGTATCCGGTGGCGTTTCTCCTGGTGACCTCTCACCTCCTGGTCCTGTGGCTCATCCTCAGCCTCGTGCTCCTGTTGTCCAGACTGTAA
- the LOC132995792 gene encoding RING finger protein 150-like: MAPGGLAAACRSLALSTGLLSLCFVHLLCLDFTGAEREEWYTAFVNITYRDPATAELRSDRTECGRYGEHSPKREARGAVLLPAAPGDRQACDPSTRFTGPRFPGPGPRVPGALQPGQPAAWIALIARGNCTYRDKIRNAAAHNASAVVIFNVGSVNVNETITMPHPGTGDVVAIMIPEPKGREVALLLEHNVTVTMTITIGTRNLQKYVSRTSVVFVSISFIVLMIISLAWLVFYYIQRFRYANARDRNQRRLGDAAKKAISKLQVRTIRKGDQETEPDFDNCAVCIEGYRPGDVVRVLPCRHLFHKSCVDPWLLDHRTCPMCKMNILKALGIALNADCLDDLPLDYDLVLGGAGGGGGGGVGALALEAVVSAASSDGSLSEGGSSVVLDPGVRRVGLPQDYQDPDPLRDSPGTATTDTHTGEHQPMASSASVASLVIAVETGLSDEEGSLEQPGNKS, encoded by the exons ATGGCGCCGGGCGGCCTGGCGGCGGCCTGCCGCTCCCTGGCCCTCTCCACCGGGCTGCTGTCCCTGTGCTTCGTGCACCTGCTGTGCCTGGACTTCACCGGGGCCGAGCGGGAGGAGTGGTACACCGCCTTCGTGAACATCACCTACCGGGACCCGGCCACGGCCGAGCTCCGGTCCGACCGGACGGAGTGCGGCCGCTACGGGGAGCACTCCCCCAAGAGGGAGGCCCGGGGGGCGGTGCTGCTGCCCGCGGCCCCGGGAGACCGGCAGGCCTGCGACCCCAGCACCCGCTTCACCGGCCCCCGGTTCCCCGGGCCCGGCCCCCGGGTCCCCGGGGCCCTGCAGCCCGGGCAGCCCGCGGCCTGGATCGCGCTCATCGCCCGGGGGAACTGCACCTACCGGGACAAGATCCGGAACGCAGCGGCACACAACGCGTCCGCGGTGGTGATCTTCAATGTGGGCTCGGTTAACGTCAACGAGACCATCACCATGCCGCACCCAG GTACGGGTGATGTCGTCGCCATCATGATCCCGGAGCCTAAAGGTCGCGAGGTGGCGCTGCTGCTGGAGCACAACGTGACGGTTACCATGACGATCACCATCGGGACCAGGAACCTGCAGAAGTACGTCAGCCGGACGTCGGTGGTGTTcgtctccatctccttcatcgTGCTGATGATCATCTCGCTCGCCTGGCTCGTCTTCTACTACATCCAGAGGTTCAGATACGCCAACGCCCGAGACAGGAACCag CGTCGTCTTGGCGATGCGGCGAAGAAGGCCATCAGTAAGCTGCAGGTCCGAACCATCAGGAAAGGCGACCAGGAGACGGAGCCCGACTTCGATAACTGTGCCGTGTGCATCGAGGGCTACCGGCCCGGGGACGTGGTGCGGGTGCTGCCCTGCAG ACATCTGTTCCATAAGAGCTGCGTGGACCCGTGGCTGCTGGACCACCGCACGTGTCCCATGTGCAAGATGAACATCCTGAAGGCTCTGGGCATCGCG ctcaacGCAGACTGTCTGGACGACCTCCCGCTGGACTACGACCTGGTGCTCGGCGGCgctggggggggcggaggaggcggagtcGGGGCCCTGGCTCTGGAGGCCGTTGTGTCGGCGGCGTCCAGTGACGGCTCGCTGAGCGAGGGGGGGTCCTCCGTGGTGCTGGACCCCGGTGTGAGGCGGGTCGGACTCCCACAGGACTACCAGGACCCCGACCCCCTGAGAGACAGCCCGGGGACGGCcaccaccgacacacacacag GTGAGCATCAGCCAATGGCGAGCAGCGCCTCAGTGGCGTCACTGGTCATCGCCGTGGAAACGGGTCTATCGGATGAGGAGGGGTCTCTGGAGCAGCCGGGGAACAAATCCTGA
- the LOC132995793 gene encoding protein phosphatase methylesterase 1-like encodes MSEENSDPEQSTSELGGQLDYSPVSWREYFDQMEDVSVGPADSRDVFRIYKAGGDGPLLVLLHGGGHSALSWAVFTTAIASRVTCRVLAMDLRGHGASLVNQSDDFTTQTMSCDVANVIRACYSETPPPIVLIGHGVGGAIAVHAASNMLIPCTVGLVAIDVVEGSAMEALHGIQKFLRERPKTFKSMEHAIEWSVKSGQIQNLESARVSMVGQIKRCEAVAVAVAVVDPVEPAGPVTDELVQRNEEFSDQSFVNDKEHTASEGGVGGEQGEYRWRIDLSKSEKYWDGWFRGTSNLFLTCNLPKLLLLAGIDRLDRDLTIGQMQGQFMMQVLPPCGHAVQEDKPDKVANAVAAFLLRHKFAEARRETRSSDTMRSEDQK; translated from the exons ATGTCGGAGGAGAACTCGGATCCCGAGCA gtcgACCAGTGAGCTCGGCGGTCAGCTGGACTACTCGCCGGTGTCGTGGCGTGAGTATTTTGATCAGATGGAGGACGTGAGCGTGGGGCCGGCCGACAGCAGAGACGTCTTCAGGATTTACAAAGCGGGAGGCGACGGCCCCCTGCTGGTCCTGCTGCACGGAGGAGGTCACTCCGCCCTGTCCTGGGCCGTGTTCACC ACGGCCATCGCCAGCAGAGTGACCTGCAGGGTTCTGGCCATGGACCTCAGAGGTCACg GTGCGTCTCTGGTGAACCAATCAGACGACTTCACCACACAAACCATGTCCTG CGATGTAGCCAACGTGATACGAGCCTGCTACAGCGAGACTCCTCCCCCTATCGTCCTGATTGGTCACGGCGTTGGGGGGGCGATTGCGGTGCACGCAGCCAGCAACATGCTGATACCATGCACTGTGGGTCTGGTGGCCATAGACGTCGTGGAAG GCAGTGCCATGGAAGCACTCCACGGCATCCAGAAGTTCCTGAGAGAAAGACCCAAGACCTTCAAGTCCATGGAGCACGCTATCGAGTGGAG CGTGAAGAGCGGACAGATCCAGAACCTGGAGTCTGCCCGAGTCTCCATGGTTGGTCAGATCAAGAG ATGTGAGGCGGTGGCGGTGGCGGTGGCGGTGGTTGACCCCGTGGAGCCGGCCGGCCCGGTGACTGACGAGCTCGTCCAGCGCAACGAAGAGTTCTCCGATCAAAGCTTCGTGAATGACAAAGAACACACTGCTTCAGAGGGGGGCGTCGGGGGGGAGCAG GGTGAGTACCGCTGGCGTATAGATCTGTCCAAGTCAGAGAAGTACTGGGACGGCTGGTTCAGAGGAACCTCCAACCTCTTCCTCACCTGCAACCTGCCCAAACTCCTGTTGCTGGCAG GAATCGACCGACTGGACAGAGATCTGACCATCGGCCAGATGCAGG GTCAATTCATGATGCAGGTGCTGCCCCCCTGTGGCCACGCAGTGCAAGAAGACAAACCAGACAAA GTGGCGAACGCCGTGGCCGCTTTCCTGTTGAGACACAAGTTTGCTGAAGCCAGAAGAGAAACCAGGAG CTCGGACACGATGAGGTCTGAAG ATCAGAAATAA